The proteins below are encoded in one region of Paenibacillus sp. YYML68:
- the glp gene encoding gephyrin-like molybdotransferase Glp — protein MERESNWRIEGAAPPVQVDEAVRLMLEHIDRKKLSRKERVPLGESLGRVLASNVTAAQSVPRFDRSMMDGFAVRVEDVLGARSESPARLKVVGSVKAGEVPGRPLAEGEAIRIMTGAMIPAGANAVCRFEATKGRFRPDVEEIEVLAPLKRGDNISFRGEDIAMGSVVLAEGSLIGAAEIAVLATFGISEVDVFRRPVVGIVASGTELIDVAGPLKPGQIYDSNSYMLAALIREAGGVPRQVLPVADDVDSISMAIGDVLEGVDMVVTTGGVSVGDTDVMHAVYERLHASTVFWKVLMRPGSPLRFAMKGDIPFFGLSGNVAACFVNAQLFVLPALRAMSGFNGATLPFIQARLVTKMDLVPIKPVRFLRAEAYMEGSELKVAMARGQSSGMIGSFIGANCLIRLNGGAALRVGDTVPIMVYRSIHMKC, from the coding sequence ATGGAGCGAGAGAGTAATTGGCGGATTGAGGGGGCGGCACCTCCTGTGCAGGTTGATGAGGCAGTAAGGCTTATGCTGGAGCATATCGATCGGAAGAAGCTGTCGAGGAAGGAACGAGTGCCGCTCGGTGAAAGTCTCGGGCGAGTACTCGCTTCCAACGTGACCGCGGCGCAGTCTGTGCCTCGATTCGATCGATCGATGATGGATGGCTTCGCTGTGCGGGTAGAGGATGTGCTTGGGGCGAGGTCGGAGTCCCCAGCGAGGCTCAAGGTTGTCGGTTCGGTGAAGGCTGGCGAGGTGCCAGGACGCCCGCTTGCCGAGGGTGAAGCGATACGTATTATGACGGGGGCGATGATTCCGGCTGGAGCGAATGCAGTGTGTCGCTTCGAAGCGACGAAGGGGCGCTTTCGCCCTGATGTCGAGGAGATCGAAGTGCTGGCGCCGCTGAAGCGGGGGGACAACATTTCGTTCCGGGGCGAGGATATTGCAATGGGGAGTGTTGTTCTCGCGGAAGGGAGCCTCATCGGCGCGGCGGAGATCGCAGTGCTCGCGACATTCGGCATATCGGAGGTGGATGTGTTCCGCAGGCCTGTTGTCGGTATCGTTGCAAGCGGAACGGAGCTTATCGATGTCGCGGGTCCGCTGAAGCCGGGACAGATCTATGACTCCAACAGCTACATGCTCGCCGCGCTCATTCGTGAGGCAGGAGGGGTCCCTAGGCAGGTGTTGCCTGTCGCGGATGACGTAGACTCGATCTCCATGGCGATTGGCGACGTACTTGAAGGTGTAGATATGGTCGTCACAACAGGCGGCGTATCGGTTGGCGATACGGACGTCATGCATGCTGTCTATGAGAGGCTGCATGCGAGCACAGTGTTCTGGAAGGTGCTGATGCGTCCTGGCAGCCCGCTGCGCTTTGCGATGAAGGGGGATATTCCCTTCTTCGGTCTGTCCGGCAATGTGGCAGCGTGCTTCGTCAACGCGCAGCTGTTCGTGCTGCCAGCGCTTCGTGCTATGTCTGGATTCAACGGGGCGACGCTTCCGTTCATTCAAGCGAGGCTGGTCACGAAGATGGACCTTGTCCCCATTAAGCCGGTTCGTTTCCTTCGAGCTGAGGCTTATATGGAGGGTAGTGAGCTGAAGGTTGCGATGGCAAGGGGGCAGTCGTCCGGGATGATCGGTAGCTTCATTGGCGCTAACTGCCTCATTCGGCTTAATGGTGGGGCTGCATTGCGGGTTGGCGATACGGTGCCGATCATGGTCTATCGTTCGATTCATATGAAGTGTTGA
- a CDS encoding toprim domain-containing protein: MSIAIVVEGKNDKSRLKRLLKEDILIVCTFGTLNTDKLEQLKKTIGDRDVYLFTDNDSSGKKIRGVLRDTFPDAEQIYTRRGYAGVEGTPDEYLIQQLEKAGLEEFILYPPAEPAF; the protein is encoded by the coding sequence ATGTCGATTGCCATCGTTGTCGAAGGAAAGAACGATAAGAGCCGGCTTAAGCGGCTACTCAAGGAGGACATCCTCATCGTGTGCACGTTCGGCACGTTGAATACGGACAAGCTGGAGCAGCTGAAGAAAACGATCGGCGATCGCGACGTCTACTTGTTCACTGATAATGATTCGTCAGGTAAAAAAATTCGCGGCGTGCTGCGGGATACGTTCCCAGACGCTGAACAGATCTATACGCGGCGGGGCTATGCGGGCGTGGAGGGTACGCCGGATGAATATCTGATCCAGCAGCTCGAAAAAGCCGGTCTCGAGGAGTTCATCTTGTACCCTCCTGCTGAGCCGGCTTTCTAA
- a CDS encoding SCO family protein, with product MPSRLFQTVVIVLLVGLIAVFAYMLMKGPEEKIGVLKKAPDFTLTNLDGKEVSLADTAGKAKLVYFFFSTCPDVCPPSTYTLSKIQNVLKDKGAFGSKTALMSITFDPTKDTPERLKEFADRYNPDYSAWYFLRGEEKATIELAEKFGVLVAKDPQGDSWTHSNLFLLVDGKGDLRTYYSAHDEDLDVEKVANDLIRISKEK from the coding sequence ATGCCGAGCAGGCTGTTCCAAACAGTTGTCATCGTATTGCTTGTTGGCTTAATCGCGGTATTCGCTTACATGCTCATGAAGGGACCAGAGGAGAAGATCGGGGTGCTGAAGAAGGCGCCTGACTTCACTCTAACCAATCTGGATGGTAAGGAGGTATCGCTCGCAGATACAGCGGGGAAGGCGAAGCTCGTATACTTCTTCTTCTCGACATGTCCGGATGTGTGTCCGCCTTCGACGTACACACTGTCGAAGATTCAGAACGTTCTGAAGGACAAAGGGGCGTTCGGCTCGAAGACGGCTCTCATGTCCATCACATTCGACCCGACGAAGGATACGCCGGAGCGGCTGAAGGAATTCGCGGATCGCTATAATCCAGACTATAGCGCCTGGTACTTCCTCCGGGGAGAGGAGAAGGCGACGATCGAGCTTGCCGAGAAGTTCGGCGTACTTGTTGCGAAGGACCCGCAGGGCGACAGCTGGACGCACAGCAACCTGTTCCTGCTAGTCGATGGCAAGGGAGACCTGCGTACGTACTACAGCGCGCATGACGAGGATCTCGACGTCGAGAAGGTTGCGAACGACTTAATTCGGATTAGCAAAGAAAAATAA
- the gerQ gene encoding spore coat protein GerQ, translating into MYNPYKANPYGGQQPGYIGAQPVVQQTAPAGAQGYVPPVPSGTPITPQGVPIVPQAPAMPGTPGLLPMEQSYIENILRLNLGKLATIYMTYENNSEWNAKVYKGRIEAAGRDHIIISDPQTGMRYLLLMVNLDYITFDEELQYTYPYATAPTAR; encoded by the coding sequence ATGTATAACCCTTACAAAGCGAACCCGTACGGCGGCCAGCAACCAGGCTACATAGGTGCACAGCCAGTCGTTCAGCAGACTGCTCCTGCAGGTGCTCAAGGCTATGTCCCTCCTGTTCCAAGCGGAACTCCAATTACACCGCAAGGGGTGCCGATCGTTCCTCAAGCACCGGCTATGCCGGGAACGCCAGGGCTGCTTCCAATGGAGCAGTCGTATATTGAGAATATTTTGCGTCTGAACCTCGGCAAATTGGCGACGATCTATATGACTTACGAGAACAACTCCGAATGGAACGCGAAGGTGTACAAAGGACGCATCGAGGCGGCAGGCCGCGACCACATCATCATCAGCGATCCGCAAACCGGCATGCGCTACCTGCTGCTAATGGTCAACCTCGACTATATTACGTTCGACGAAGAGCTGCAGTACACGTACCCTTACGCCACTGCTCCGACAGCCCGTTAA
- a CDS encoding alpha/beta-type small acid-soluble spore protein, giving the protein MGAGQSRSSNALVVPQASQALDQLKYEVAQELGIQIPQDGYYGYMATRDTGAIGGHITRRLVQIAEQAIAGQGR; this is encoded by the coding sequence ATGGGTGCAGGACAATCCCGCAGCAGCAACGCTTTGGTAGTACCACAAGCTTCTCAAGCATTGGATCAGTTGAAGTATGAGGTAGCGCAAGAGTTAGGTATCCAAATTCCGCAAGACGGCTACTATGGTTACATGGCAACACGTGACACAGGTGCAATCGGTGGTCACATCACTCGCCGCTTGGTGCAAATCGCCGAGCAAGCGATCGCGGGTCAAGGCCGCTAA
- a CDS encoding metal-dependent hydrolase, which produces MDTGTHLVIGLGLAGLAYIDPVVAADPVTATAVLIGTVAGSQAPDADTLLRLKSNALYVKNHRGLSHSIPALFVWTALISGTLGLLFEELPLAHVTMWVFIAVAFHVFTDLFNTYGTQALRPFSRRWVSWNIIHIFDPFIFSTHVLAIFLWSFRLVEPHVVFPALYSLIAAYYVWRTVDHYRLERGLKRHDPDYKPGDTYTLIPTVHLYHWQVVKHNSDGSFSLGEYRSKLIKWADHVSCDSHPAVDASKKHKNIASFLYFTSFACAECKEYDWGYEVRWADVRYRHRKQYPFVAVVRMDKNYDVLDSYVGWVSESKLEKKLRVDVY; this is translated from the coding sequence ATGGATACCGGTACCCACCTCGTCATCGGTCTTGGCTTGGCTGGACTCGCCTACATCGATCCTGTAGTGGCTGCCGATCCGGTAACCGCGACTGCAGTCTTGATCGGCACAGTCGCCGGCTCCCAGGCGCCCGATGCAGATACGCTGCTTCGCCTTAAGAGCAACGCTTTATATGTGAAGAACCATCGGGGCTTGTCCCATTCCATCCCCGCACTGTTCGTATGGACCGCCTTGATCTCGGGCACGCTTGGTCTTCTGTTCGAGGAGCTGCCGCTCGCGCATGTGACGATGTGGGTGTTTATCGCCGTCGCCTTTCACGTCTTCACCGATTTGTTCAATACGTATGGCACACAGGCGCTGCGCCCCTTCTCTCGAAGGTGGGTGTCCTGGAACATCATTCACATTTTTGACCCGTTCATCTTCTCCACCCATGTGCTGGCGATCTTCCTCTGGTCGTTCCGTCTCGTCGAGCCTCACGTCGTATTCCCGGCGCTGTACAGCCTCATTGCCGCCTACTACGTCTGGCGGACGGTTGACCATTACAGACTCGAGCGGGGACTCAAGCGCCACGATCCGGATTACAAGCCAGGTGACACGTATACGTTAATTCCTACCGTTCACTTGTACCACTGGCAGGTCGTGAAGCACAACAGCGACGGCTCGTTCAGTCTAGGAGAATACCGCAGCAAGCTGATCAAGTGGGCAGACCACGTGAGCTGCGACAGCCATCCGGCCGTCGACGCCTCGAAGAAGCATAAGAACATTGCATCGTTCTTGTACTTCACCTCGTTCGCCTGCGCCGAATGCAAGGAATATGACTGGGGCTACGAGGTGCGCTGGGCGGACGTCAGATACAGGCATCGCAAGCAGTACCCGTTCGTCGCGGTCGTTCGTATGGATAAGAACTACGACGTGCTGGACTCTTATGTCGGATGGGTAAGTGAATCCAAGCTGGAGAAAAAGCTTCGCGTAGACGTCTATTAA
- a CDS encoding cell wall hydrolase, with protein MAVIKANSNDVKMLARLMRAEAEGEGELGMLMVGNVGVNRVRSGCLDFKSIKTIPQMVFQSPGGFEATQKGYFYQKARDKDVRLAKKIIAGERYHPASNSLWFFRPAGACPAQWYNQPNTGRYKKHCFFSPTGANCPGVYNTY; from the coding sequence ATGGCAGTCATCAAAGCAAACTCCAATGACGTCAAGATGCTTGCTCGCCTGATGCGTGCAGAGGCAGAAGGTGAGGGCGAGCTCGGCATGCTGATGGTCGGCAATGTCGGGGTCAATCGCGTCCGGTCAGGATGTCTCGACTTCAAGTCAATCAAGACGATTCCGCAAATGGTGTTCCAAAGCCCCGGTGGCTTCGAGGCCACACAGAAGGGCTACTTCTACCAGAAGGCGCGGGATAAGGATGTGCGCCTGGCCAAAAAGATCATTGCAGGCGAACGTTACCATCCCGCCAGCAACTCCTTGTGGTTTTTCCGTCCTGCCGGCGCTTGTCCGGCGCAATGGTATAACCAGCCGAATACCGGCAGGTACAAGAAGCATTGCTTCTTCTCGCCAACAGGAGCCAACTGTCCAGGTGTATACAACACGTACTAA
- a CDS encoding transposase yields MIVTTDGRGNEVRIITNRFDLTAEELGDLYRSRWQIEMFFRWVKQNLKLTCFYGDSENAVMNQIWICLIAYCLLLLMKLELGTSRTLTELIEALKELMWQPWLRMVAAVERKPSRTSRGRQKKQKDQ; encoded by the coding sequence ATGATCGTCACCACAGACGGTCGCGGTAATGAGGTCCGTATCATTACGAATCGGTTCGACCTGACGGCAGAAGAGCTTGGTGACCTGTATCGTAGCCGCTGGCAGATCGAGATGTTCTTCCGGTGGGTCAAGCAGAACCTGAAGCTAACCTGTTTTTACGGTGACAGCGAGAACGCAGTGATGAATCAGATTTGGATCTGTTTAATTGCATACTGCTTGCTGCTGCTTATGAAGCTAGAACTGGGAACGAGTCGAACGTTAACGGAACTCATTGAGGCTTTGAAAGAACTCATGTGGCAACCGTGGCTGAGGATGGTCGCAGCAGTAGAGCGAAAACCAAGTCGAACTTCGAGAGGGCGACAGAAGAAACAGAAAGACCAGTAA
- a CDS encoding molybdopterin oxidoreductase family protein — protein MIASRNGMGEWRGMVAGTTFKLGETRSSHCCYCSMQCGLEVHAAEGGAGLTIKPSPDFPVATGRLCQKGLNAHQHVLHAGRLSAPRSRKYVGDAWSPVSWGHALDEIAASIESIQQQYGKDAVSIYGGGSLTNEVCYLLGKFARVGLGTKYIDYNGRYCMSSAAAASHLAFGIDRGMSMPLSEIPKAQYIILAGTNIAECQPTMMPYIMEAKKNKAIIVTIDPRNTMTSKVADIHVRLQPGFDSVFVNGLLNVIIQEKLYDERFVNDRTNGFAELARAVEVYTPDRVQQITGVLEGVIRTVARGFAKAKTGIVLTARGLEQQVNGVEHALNYMNLSLLTGKIGKEGCGFGSVTGQANGQGGREHGLKADQLPGYKSIEDPEARRYVSEVWGIREEELPRKGVSAYEMLQKADAGEIKAMIVIGSNPVVSSPNSSLVERALSKLELLIVVDMFETETAEYAHWLLPSTSFLEVEGTMTNLEGRVFHRGQPLQPPEGCMSDVQLVCELAERLGRGAYFRYESSEDIFNELARASAGGKADYSGITYDRLKREKGLFWPCPSQDHPGTPHMFRDKFNLPDGKAKLHPITPQMPAEPVEREYPYVLTTGRLPNHYLSGTQTRRSESLMKKAPVPVAEIHPALAQRLGMRVGSKLRLTSKRGALVFDVKVTEGIHPRTIFVPFHWGGELSINRLTNDALHPISRMPEFKICAVRAERVD, from the coding sequence TTGATAGCGTCTCGTAACGGTATGGGGGAGTGGAGAGGTATGGTGGCGGGGACGACTTTCAAGCTGGGGGAAACACGCTCTTCCCATTGCTGCTACTGCAGTATGCAATGTGGACTTGAGGTGCATGCCGCAGAGGGCGGAGCTGGACTTACGATTAAGCCGAGTCCTGATTTTCCGGTGGCGACAGGAAGGCTGTGTCAGAAGGGGCTGAATGCTCATCAGCACGTCTTACATGCGGGCCGCTTGAGCGCTCCTAGGAGTCGCAAGTATGTCGGTGATGCATGGAGTCCGGTTAGCTGGGGCCATGCGCTTGATGAGATTGCCGCAAGTATTGAATCGATTCAGCAGCAATATGGGAAGGATGCCGTGTCCATCTATGGCGGCGGCTCCTTGACGAATGAAGTGTGCTACTTGCTTGGCAAGTTCGCGCGGGTCGGGCTAGGTACCAAGTATATTGACTACAATGGGCGCTACTGCATGTCGTCTGCAGCAGCAGCATCCCACCTAGCCTTCGGTATTGACCGGGGAATGAGTATGCCGCTGTCTGAAATTCCGAAGGCGCAATACATTATATTGGCCGGTACGAATATCGCCGAATGCCAGCCTACGATGATGCCTTATATTATGGAAGCCAAAAAAAATAAAGCCATTATCGTAACGATCGATCCTCGCAATACGATGACGAGCAAGGTGGCGGACATTCATGTCCGTCTGCAGCCTGGCTTCGACTCGGTATTCGTCAACGGGCTGCTGAACGTTATTATTCAGGAGAAGCTGTATGACGAACGATTCGTGAATGATCGGACGAACGGCTTCGCTGAGCTTGCCCGCGCCGTAGAGGTGTATACGCCTGATCGGGTGCAACAAATTACCGGAGTGCTGGAGGGTGTGATCCGCACCGTTGCCCGCGGCTTCGCCAAGGCGAAGACTGGCATCGTGCTTACGGCTCGCGGGCTGGAGCAGCAGGTGAACGGCGTGGAGCATGCGCTCAATTATATGAATCTGAGCTTGCTTACAGGGAAGATCGGCAAGGAGGGCTGCGGCTTCGGCTCTGTTACGGGTCAAGCGAATGGACAGGGCGGCAGAGAGCACGGGCTGAAGGCAGACCAGCTGCCCGGCTACAAGTCGATTGAGGACCCGGAGGCTCGCCGCTACGTAAGCGAGGTGTGGGGCATTCGGGAGGAGGAGCTTCCTCGTAAGGGTGTATCGGCGTACGAGATGCTGCAGAAGGCGGATGCTGGAGAGATTAAGGCGATGATCGTGATCGGCTCGAATCCGGTCGTGTCGAGTCCGAACAGCTCGTTGGTCGAGCGTGCGCTGAGCAAGCTAGAGCTGCTGATCGTCGTCGATATGTTCGAGACGGAGACCGCCGAGTATGCGCATTGGCTGCTGCCTTCGACGTCGTTCCTAGAGGTGGAAGGTACGATGACGAATCTCGAGGGGCGTGTCTTTCATCGCGGTCAGCCGCTGCAGCCTCCGGAAGGCTGCATGTCTGATGTGCAGCTCGTGTGCGAGCTGGCTGAGCGGCTGGGGCGCGGAGCGTATTTTCGCTATGAATCGTCAGAGGACATCTTCAACGAGCTGGCTCGTGCATCCGCTGGCGGTAAGGCGGATTACAGCGGCATTACCTATGATCGTCTGAAGCGGGAGAAGGGGCTATTCTGGCCATGCCCGTCACAGGATCATCCGGGTACGCCGCATATGTTCCGCGATAAGTTCAACCTGCCCGACGGGAAGGCGAAGCTGCATCCGATTACGCCACAGATGCCTGCGGAGCCGGTGGAGCGGGAATATCCTTATGTACTCACCACGGGCAGGCTGCCGAATCACTATTTAAGTGGTACCCAGACGAGGCGCTCCGAGTCGTTGATGAAGAAGGCTCCGGTGCCGGTCGCGGAGATTCACCCTGCACTCGCCCAGAGGCTCGGGATGAGGGTCGGCAGCAAGCTGAGATTGACGAGCAAGCGAGGAGCTCTTGTGTTCGATGTGAAAGTGACGGAGGGTATACATCCGAGGACGATATTCGTGCCGTTCCACTGGGGCGGAGAGCTGTCGATTAATCGGCTGACGAACGATGCGCTGCATCCGATCAGTCGCATGCCTGAATTCAAGATTTGCGCTGTTCGGGCTGAACGGGTAGATTAG
- the cyoE gene encoding heme o synthase, protein MGSNASVGVEAAAAVESTESTSVSWKDFVQLIKPGIIFSNSITAFGGFWVASAWQVDWLKLVLTLLGTALVMASGTVLNNYLDRDMDAKMESKKKRVLVTGKLSPSIVLGYGIVLGIAGLAVLWFLVNSPLAALLGLIGLFLYVWIYTAWFKRTSIWSTFVGSFSGAVPPVIGYCAVTQTFDMGALILYLILFLWQPPHFWALGIRRMEEYRAAGFPLLPVVRGTYPTKMAMIRYIVLLVPVSLLLYVFDYVGELYFYGAVILGLYWTFLSLKGFNAEDENQWAKKMFIVSINYLTLLFIIMVISTTPVQAS, encoded by the coding sequence ATGGGATCGAATGCATCTGTAGGCGTAGAGGCGGCAGCGGCTGTCGAGTCGACAGAGAGCACATCGGTCAGCTGGAAGGACTTCGTTCAGCTTATTAAGCCAGGCATTATATTTTCTAACTCCATTACGGCGTTCGGCGGCTTCTGGGTAGCTTCCGCATGGCAGGTAGATTGGCTGAAGCTCGTGCTCACCTTGCTCGGTACGGCCCTCGTGATGGCCTCGGGTACGGTATTAAATAACTATTTGGACCGTGACATGGATGCGAAGATGGAGAGCAAGAAGAAGCGCGTACTCGTAACCGGTAAGCTGTCGCCGTCTATTGTGCTTGGCTATGGCATCGTGCTCGGGATTGCCGGACTTGCTGTTCTCTGGTTTCTTGTGAACAGTCCGCTCGCAGCGCTGCTTGGTCTGATCGGTCTCTTCTTATACGTATGGATTTATACCGCTTGGTTCAAGCGTACATCAATATGGAGTACATTCGTAGGCAGCTTCTCCGGAGCAGTGCCTCCGGTGATCGGCTACTGTGCGGTCACGCAGACCTTCGATATGGGTGCGCTCATTCTGTACTTGATCTTGTTCCTCTGGCAGCCGCCGCACTTCTGGGCGCTCGGCATTCGCCGTATGGAGGAGTACCGCGCTGCGGGCTTCCCGCTGCTGCCGGTAGTCAGAGGCACTTATCCGACCAAGATGGCGATGATTCGATATATCGTACTGCTTGTGCCGGTATCGCTATTGCTGTACGTATTTGACTACGTCGGCGAGTTGTATTTCTATGGAGCTGTCATTCTCGGTCTGTATTGGACGTTCCTTAGCTTGAAGGGCTTCAATGCGGAGGACGAGAATCAATGGGCGAAGAAGATGTTCATTGTGTCCATTAATTATTTGACGCTGCTCTTCATTATTATGGTGATCAGCACAACGCCTGTACAGGCCAGCTGA
- a CDS encoding AEC family transporter, giving the protein MGIFTHILLNNVIPLTIMIALGALLYRAFQLDIKTLSKLNFYLFAPAIVFKMLYESELSMSLIGQTLLFFFIFFAALYIMMEIVIRVRGYKGGMVPAARNTVLFYNSANYAIPLNQLVFVGDPFTLSIQIIIMMMQSLIPNTYGIYAVNSAKTNDWRKSVRTILSMPVIYVIPIAFLMRGFEIPIPAPIYTPINYISNAFIATALITLGVQLGSMKWKLNFSDVLLSNVLRLCVAPLIGFGIVLLLGIEGLMAKALVLSCAVPTSLSSVLLAVEYDNEPEFTSQVVFSSTVFSIFTVSLVIYLMQFIG; this is encoded by the coding sequence TTGGGCATATTTACTCATATTCTGTTAAACAACGTCATTCCGCTGACCATTATGATTGCGCTCGGTGCTCTTTTGTACCGAGCGTTTCAATTGGATATTAAGACGCTGTCGAAGCTGAACTTTTATTTATTCGCACCGGCTATCGTGTTCAAGATGCTGTATGAATCTGAGCTGTCGATGTCGCTGATCGGGCAGACGCTGCTGTTCTTTTTTATCTTTTTTGCCGCGTTGTACATCATGATGGAGATTGTGATACGTGTGCGCGGCTACAAGGGCGGCATGGTGCCAGCTGCGCGTAATACGGTGCTTTTCTATAACAGCGCTAACTATGCGATTCCGCTGAACCAGCTTGTGTTCGTCGGTGATCCGTTCACGCTGTCGATTCAGATTATTATTATGATGATGCAGAGCTTGATTCCGAATACATACGGCATCTATGCGGTCAACTCGGCCAAGACGAACGATTGGAGGAAGTCGGTCCGCACCATCTTATCGATGCCGGTCATCTATGTCATCCCGATTGCCTTCTTGATGCGCGGCTTCGAGATTCCGATTCCTGCGCCAATCTACACGCCGATCAATTATATATCGAATGCCTTCATCGCGACTGCACTCATTACGCTTGGGGTGCAGCTGGGCAGCATGAAGTGGAAGCTCAATTTCTCCGACGTGCTGCTGTCGAACGTGCTGAGGCTGTGCGTAGCACCGCTAATCGGCTTCGGTATTGTGCTGCTGCTTGGGATCGAAGGCTTGATGGCGAAGGCGCTGGTGTTGTCCTGTGCGGTGCCGACCTCGCTCAGCTCGGTGCTGCTCGCCGTCGAGTATGACAATGAGCCGGAGTTCACGTCACAGGTTGTGTTCTCATCCACTGTTTTTAGTATATTCACCGTATCGCTTGTCATTTATTTGATGCAATTCATAGGTTAA
- a CDS encoding IS4 family transposase gives MDKDTLFSAFGKWVAPINPNIIPNWQSTTTLDRYVKKLDTLVFLYIFIEAQLEKRKGLRSIMRKLEHDEEFQKQLGIASISASQLSRKNNQLDPEVLQAILCNLITQLHRDARPISGRIGTVKIIDSSTISVCLQRYKWATFRKTKAGVKLHLRVAFADPDHVYPDKAVVTPARPADRSQMDVLIDESDVTYLMDRGYLDYGKYDSYCERGIRFVSRLKDNAVVEEVEELSVNTDSDIIRDVKVVLGKAHKRMQHPFV, from the coding sequence ATGGACAAGGATACACTATTTTCTGCATTTGGTAAATGGGTTGCACCAATAAATCCAAACATCATCCCGAATTGGCAAAGCACGACTACGCTCGACCGTTATGTGAAAAAGCTCGACACCTTAGTCTTTCTGTACATCTTCATCGAAGCACAGTTAGAGAAGCGAAAGGGTCTTCGTTCCATCATGCGAAAGCTGGAGCACGACGAGGAATTTCAAAAGCAACTCGGCATTGCTTCGATCAGTGCATCCCAGTTGTCCCGTAAAAATAATCAACTGGACCCAGAAGTACTTCAAGCCATCCTTTGTAATCTCATTACACAGTTGCATCGAGATGCTAGGCCGATATCAGGGCGCATCGGAACGGTCAAGATTATAGACTCTTCTACGATCAGCGTTTGCCTACAGCGGTATAAATGGGCGACTTTCCGAAAAACGAAAGCAGGCGTGAAACTGCACCTGCGAGTGGCATTTGCTGACCCCGACCATGTTTATCCGGATAAGGCAGTGGTTACGCCTGCAAGGCCCGCAGACCGCAGCCAAATGGACGTCCTGATCGATGAGTCGGACGTCACGTATCTGATGGACCGCGGGTATCTGGACTACGGCAAATACGACAGTTACTGCGAGCGTGGCATTCGATTCGTATCACGATTAAAGGACAATGCTGTTGTCGAAGAAGTGGAAGAACTTTCGGTGAACACAGATTCAGACATCATCCGCGATGTCAAAGTCGTGCTAGGCAAAGCTCACAAGCGCATGCAGCACCCCTTCGTATGA
- the trpS gene encoding tryptophan--tRNA ligase gives MTKLKVLSGMQPSGQLTLGNYIGALRNYVKLQHTHECYFMVVDMHAVTVPQEPAALKEQSESVAALYLAAGIDPKAATVFLQSTVPAHAELGWLMTTLTYMGELERMTQFKDKSAGKESVGAGLFTYPSLMAADIMLYNADLVPVGDDQKQHLELTRDLAQRFNGRYGDTFTIPKGYIPEVGARIMSLDDASKKMSKSNPNAGSYIALLDPPDVIRKKISRAVTDSGREVKYDPANKPEVSNLISIYSAVTDKSVADIEAMYDGQGYGPFKKELAEAVVALIEPLQQSYRDIRESGELHRILKEGQQKASELAERTLRDVKSKMGFVVL, from the coding sequence ATGACTAAGCTTAAGGTTCTTTCTGGCATGCAGCCAAGCGGTCAATTGACCCTCGGTAACTACATCGGCGCGCTGCGCAATTATGTGAAGCTGCAGCATACGCATGAATGCTACTTTATGGTGGTCGATATGCACGCGGTGACTGTTCCGCAGGAGCCAGCTGCATTGAAGGAGCAGTCCGAGTCGGTCGCGGCGTTATACTTGGCTGCGGGCATCGATCCGAAGGCGGCAACTGTGTTCCTGCAGTCAACGGTACCAGCGCACGCCGAGCTCGGCTGGCTGATGACGACCTTGACGTATATGGGCGAGCTGGAGCGGATGACGCAGTTCAAGGACAAGTCGGCTGGCAAGGAGTCGGTGGGCGCTGGCTTGTTCACCTATCCGTCTCTGATGGCAGCTGACATTATGCTGTACAACGCCGATCTCGTACCAGTCGGTGACGATCAGAAGCAGCATCTGGAGCTGACTCGCGATCTCGCGCAACGGTTCAACGGACGGTACGGCGATACGTTCACGATCCCGAAGGGCTATATTCCCGAGGTCGGCGCGCGCATCATGTCGCTGGACGACGCCTCGAAGAAGATGAGCAAGAGCAATCCGAACGCAGGCAGCTACATTGCACTCCTCGACCCTCCCGATGTGATTCGCAAAAAAATTAGCCGTGCTGTGACCGATTCGGGACGCGAGGTTAAGTACGACCCGGCGAATAAGCCTGAGGTCAGTAACCTGATCAGCATCTATTCGGCTGTGACCGATAAGTCGGTTGCCGACATTGAAGCGATGTACGACGGGCAGGGCTACGGTCCGTTCAAGAAGGAGCTGGCTGAGGCGGTCGTCGCACTGATTGAGCCTCTGCAGCAGTCTTATCGCGATATTCGCGAGTCTGGCGAGCTGCACCGTATACTGAAGGAAGGCCAGCAGAAGGCGAGCGAGCTGGCAGAACGTACGTTAAGAGACGTGAAGTCCAAGATGGGCTTCGTTGTGCTGTAG